One genomic segment of Candidatus Macondimonas diazotrophica includes these proteins:
- a CDS encoding N-formylglutamate amidohydrolase, producing MSVPTPSLLAVDELPPWEVERAAGPSPWFLICDHAGTRIPRRLGTLGLDQTALASHIAWDIGAAAVARGLGAALNATVVLQPYSRLVIDCNRPPHSVDAIVSLSEHTTIPGNQAVSPAEATAREREIFAPYHACIRALLDERLQRGQPTLIIALHSFTPVYLGVARPWQVGVLYNRDARLAHALAQVLMAEGDLVVGDNEPYAVGDETDYAIPHHGEARGLAHVELEIRQDLIADAAGQRAWTQRLTRLLGRIERTLIA from the coding sequence ATGAGCGTGCCGACTCCTTCGCTCCTCGCAGTCGACGAGCTACCCCCGTGGGAGGTCGAGCGGGCGGCAGGCCCGTCCCCTTGGTTTTTGATTTGCGATCATGCGGGCACGCGGATCCCCAGGCGGCTGGGCACGCTGGGTCTGGATCAGACGGCGCTTGCCAGCCACATCGCCTGGGACATCGGCGCTGCTGCCGTCGCCCGCGGACTTGGCGCGGCGCTGAACGCGACGGTGGTCCTCCAGCCCTATTCCCGGCTGGTGATCGACTGTAACCGGCCTCCGCACAGTGTCGATGCCATCGTCAGCCTCAGCGAGCACACGACGATTCCCGGCAATCAGGCGGTGTCACCCGCCGAGGCGACGGCGCGCGAGCGGGAGATCTTCGCGCCCTACCACGCCTGCATTCGCGCGTTGCTGGACGAGCGTCTGCAGCGGGGACAGCCCACGCTGATCATCGCCCTGCACAGCTTCACGCCGGTGTATCTCGGCGTTGCACGGCCCTGGCAGGTCGGCGTGCTCTACAACCGCGATGCCCGTCTGGCGCATGCGCTGGCCCAGGTCTTGATGGCCGAAGGCGATCTGGTGGTGGGCGACAATGAGCCCTATGCCGTCGGTGATGAGACGGACTATGCGATTCCGCATCATGGCGAGGCGCGCGGGCTGGCGCATGTCGAGCTGGAGATTCGGCAGGACCTGATCGCCGATGCCGCAGGACAGAGGGCATGGACGCAGCGCCTGACCCGCCTGCTGGGCCGGATTGAGCGTACACTGATTGCCTGA
- a CDS encoding glycosyltransferase, translated as MRIVHVNLARGYRGGERQTELLIRELARTGCAQALWGRAGEPLLNRLQDIPHLERVALRPPYLGAFAASQPGDILHAHEGKATHVAHIVHRLQRRPYVITRRVPNRPKDGRWTRRVYRTAARVVAISGAVDAALRAWEPRLAPERIASVASRQSPDSRQVAALRARYTGPLRIGQVGALVDHHKGQRVLLDALRQKPALADYPVLLIGSGEDETALRHEAADLAQVVFTGFVENVADYLAALDVFVFPSREEGLGSTLIDAMVQGLPIVASRVGGIPELIEHERTGLLVPPGDAAALAAALARLTGDPDLRRRLGSAAQAAAAAYTPEAMAAAYLDLYHDIAQEHTA; from the coding sequence TTGCGCATCGTTCATGTCAATCTGGCCCGTGGCTATCGTGGCGGCGAGCGTCAAACCGAATTGCTGATCCGCGAGCTCGCTCGGACCGGATGTGCGCAAGCGCTGTGGGGACGGGCGGGTGAACCCCTGCTGAATCGCCTTCAGGACATCCCGCACTTGGAGCGGGTAGCATTGCGACCACCTTACCTCGGTGCGTTCGCCGCCAGCCAGCCGGGCGATATCCTGCATGCCCATGAGGGCAAGGCGACCCATGTCGCCCACATCGTGCACCGCCTGCAGCGGCGGCCATATGTGATCACGCGCCGCGTTCCCAACCGGCCCAAGGATGGCCGCTGGACCCGAAGGGTCTACCGAACCGCCGCGCGCGTCGTCGCCATTTCGGGCGCGGTGGACGCCGCGCTGCGCGCCTGGGAGCCGCGTCTCGCCCCCGAACGCATCGCCTCGGTGGCCAGCCGGCAATCCCCCGATTCCCGACAGGTGGCTGCGCTGCGCGCACGATACACCGGTCCGTTGCGCATCGGACAGGTCGGCGCACTGGTCGATCACCACAAGGGCCAGCGGGTCCTTCTGGACGCCCTGCGCCAGAAGCCGGCGCTGGCCGATTATCCGGTGCTTCTGATCGGTTCCGGCGAGGATGAAACCGCCTTGCGCCATGAAGCGGCGGATCTGGCGCAGGTCGTCTTCACCGGTTTCGTGGAGAATGTTGCCGATTACCTGGCCGCGCTCGATGTCTTCGTCTTTCCGTCGCGCGAGGAAGGCCTGGGCTCGACACTCATCGATGCCATGGTCCAAGGCCTGCCCATCGTTGCCAGCCGGGTGGGCGGAATCCCGGAGCTGATCGAGCATGAGCGGACGGGACTGCTGGTGCCACCCGGCGACGCGGCGGCACTGGCTGCAGCGCTGGCGCGCCTCACCGGCGATCCCGACCTGCGCCGGCGGCTCGGGAGTGCGGCCCAGGCGGCAGCCGCCGCCTACACGCCCGAGGCGATGGCCGCCGCTTACCTCGATCTCTATCACGACATTGCGCAGGAGCACACAGCATGA
- a CDS encoding transglutaminase-like domain-containing protein, which yields MQIRLGYDIVYRCPQPTPMIITLNVHYTRASDLVHPDQMCTDPWVPMNMYRDGFGNWCTRLTAPAGRIRLHADTLVNDRGTLEPVFPMAVQHPVECLPEETLVYLLPSRYCESDLLSETAWKLFAWTPPGWPRVQAICNFVHNHIVFGYEHARSTKSAWEVFTERCGVCRDYAHLAIAFCRSLNIPARYCTSYLGDIGVPPVDAPMDFAASMEVFLGGAWHSFDPRNNQPRVGRVLIARGRDAADVAITTTYGSHTLESFKVWTDEVLA from the coding sequence ATGCAGATTCGCCTGGGCTACGACATCGTCTACCGTTGTCCGCAACCGACACCCATGATCATCACGCTCAACGTGCACTACACACGCGCCTCCGATCTCGTGCACCCCGACCAGATGTGTACCGATCCCTGGGTGCCGATGAACATGTATCGCGACGGCTTCGGCAACTGGTGCACGCGCCTTACGGCGCCGGCCGGGCGCATCCGGTTGCACGCCGATACCCTCGTCAATGATCGCGGCACGCTCGAACCCGTGTTTCCGATGGCGGTGCAGCATCCGGTGGAATGCCTGCCGGAAGAAACCCTGGTCTATCTGCTGCCGAGCCGCTATTGCGAATCCGACCTGCTGTCCGAGACCGCCTGGAAACTCTTTGCTTGGACACCGCCGGGATGGCCGCGCGTGCAGGCGATCTGCAACTTTGTCCATAACCACATCGTGTTTGGCTACGAGCACGCCCGGTCCACGAAAAGCGCCTGGGAAGTTTTCACCGAGCGCTGCGGCGTATGCCGCGATTACGCCCACCTCGCCATCGCCTTCTGTCGCAGCCTCAACATTCCGGCACGCTATTGCACCAGCTATCTGGGTGATATTGGCGTGCCGCCGGTGGACGCGCCGATGGATTTCGCCGCCTCGATGGAAGTCTTCCTGGGCGGCGCCTGGCACAGCTTCGACCCGCGCAACAATCAGCCGCGCGTTGGACGGGTGTTGATTGCCCGCGGCCGCGATGCTGCCGATGTCGCGATTACGACGACCTATGGTTCGCATACGCTGGAGAGCTTCAAGGTCTGGACGGACGAGGTCCTGGCCTAA
- the rfaD gene encoding ADP-glyceromanno-heptose 6-epimerase, with protein sequence MIIVTGGAGFIGSNLVRALNDRGHTDIWVVDDLTDGTKFRNLADCTLADYLDRDELFARLDGPGLPPIEVVFHQGACSATTEWDGRYLMRNNYAYSRDLLTWCLERRVPLIYASSAAVYGGGRVFREDRACEAPLNAYGYSKLIFDQVVRRVLPRAASQVVGLRYFNVYGPREQHKGAMASVAWHARNQLRDSGTIALFEGSDGFGAGEQRRDFIHVDDVVAVNLWFWDHADRSGIFNVGTGRAQTFNELTQPIVQHAGRGEIRYIPFPDHLRGRYQSFTEADIGALRAAGYDQPFLDVATGVSRYMAWLDTHG encoded by the coding sequence ATGATCATTGTCACCGGCGGGGCCGGGTTCATCGGCAGCAATCTGGTGCGCGCCCTGAACGATCGTGGCCACACCGATATCTGGGTGGTCGACGATCTGACCGACGGCACCAAATTTCGCAATCTGGCTGATTGCACCCTGGCCGACTATCTCGATCGAGACGAGCTGTTCGCCCGTCTCGATGGCCCCGGCCTGCCTCCGATCGAGGTGGTGTTTCACCAGGGCGCCTGTTCGGCCACCACCGAGTGGGACGGCCGCTACCTGATGCGCAACAACTACGCCTACTCGCGCGACCTGCTGACCTGGTGTCTGGAGCGGCGTGTCCCGCTCATCTATGCCTCCTCGGCGGCTGTCTATGGCGGCGGACGTGTATTCCGCGAGGATCGCGCCTGTGAGGCACCGCTCAACGCCTATGGCTACTCCAAGCTGATCTTCGATCAGGTGGTGCGTCGCGTCCTGCCGCGGGCGGCCTCGCAGGTGGTGGGGCTGCGCTATTTCAACGTCTACGGCCCGCGCGAGCAGCACAAGGGCGCCATGGCCAGCGTCGCCTGGCATGCCCGCAACCAGCTGCGCGATTCGGGCACCATCGCCCTGTTCGAAGGCAGCGACGGCTTTGGTGCCGGCGAACAGCGGCGTGATTTCATCCACGTCGACGACGTGGTCGCGGTCAACCTGTGGTTCTGGGACCATGCCGACCGCAGCGGCATCTTCAATGTCGGCACCGGCCGCGCCCAGACCTTCAACGAGCTGACCCAGCCCATCGTCCAGCATGCCGGCCGCGGCGAGATCCGCTACATCCCGTTCCCCGACCATCTGCGCGGACGCTACCAGAGCTTCACCGAAGCGGACATCGGGGCACTGCGCGCGGCCGGCTACGATCAGCCGTTCCTCGACGTCGCCACCGGGGTCAGTCGTTACATGGCTTGGCTCGACACCCATGGCTGA
- a CDS encoding coniferyl aldehyde dehydrogenase, with the protein MSSPQPISISGLARQQDASAANPLLPLLQAQQKAFLERGITDVKQRIEALETLGKAIGEYSDELVKAVMADFGHRSPHETVLTEVLANLGEIRLTKGHIKKWMKPHKVPASIQSLPATGYAVYQPKGVVGVMGAWNYPAFLIFSPLIGVLAAGNHAMIKPPDVTPRTSEVIAELIAKHFDPSFITVVTGDVQKAIEFSELPFDHLIYTGNTEVGRKIMMAAAKNLTPVTLEMGGKSPTIIGEDYPIEKAVQRILLGKTINSGQTCIAPDYVMVPKGKEQEFVDAYSRAITRRYPTVADNQDITWIVNERHFKRISALIDDAREKGANVVQINPRNEAIPEGKRVIPHTVVTNVNDDMAVMQEEIFGPVLPVIGYESLQHAMRYIQERPRPLALYYFDANRKRADHVIGQTISGGACVNDTMLHIAHPNLPFGGIGPSGLGAYHGFDGFVEFSHKKGVLYQRSWFSPGMFVKGPYPKRAYGLLQRVSKWLA; encoded by the coding sequence ATGAGCTCACCCCAGCCAATTTCTATTTCGGGTCTGGCGCGCCAGCAGGATGCGTCGGCCGCAAACCCCTTGCTGCCCTTGCTGCAAGCGCAGCAAAAGGCATTTCTCGAGCGGGGCATCACCGATGTCAAGCAGCGCATCGAGGCCCTGGAGACCTTGGGCAAGGCCATTGGCGAGTACAGCGACGAGCTGGTCAAGGCCGTGATGGCCGACTTTGGTCACCGTTCACCGCATGAAACCGTCCTCACCGAAGTGCTGGCCAACCTGGGTGAGATCCGGCTGACCAAGGGCCACATCAAGAAATGGATGAAGCCGCACAAGGTGCCGGCCAGCATTCAGTCACTTCCGGCGACCGGTTATGCAGTCTACCAGCCCAAGGGTGTGGTGGGCGTCATGGGCGCCTGGAACTATCCTGCCTTCCTGATTTTCTCGCCGCTGATCGGTGTGCTCGCTGCGGGCAACCATGCCATGATCAAGCCGCCGGATGTTACGCCGCGGACCTCGGAGGTGATCGCCGAGCTGATCGCCAAGCACTTCGACCCCAGCTTCATCACCGTGGTGACGGGCGATGTGCAGAAGGCAATCGAGTTTTCCGAGCTGCCGTTCGATCATCTGATCTACACCGGCAACACGGAAGTCGGTCGCAAGATCATGATGGCCGCGGCCAAGAATCTCACGCCGGTGACGCTGGAAATGGGCGGCAAGTCCCCGACCATCATCGGCGAGGATTACCCCATTGAAAAGGCAGTGCAGCGCATCTTGCTCGGCAAGACCATCAACTCCGGACAAACCTGTATTGCGCCGGATTACGTGATGGTGCCCAAGGGCAAGGAGCAGGAATTCGTGGATGCCTACTCGCGGGCCATTACGCGGCGCTATCCGACGGTGGCGGACAACCAGGACATCACCTGGATCGTCAACGAGCGTCATTTCAAGCGCATCAGTGCGCTGATCGACGATGCGCGCGAAAAAGGTGCCAACGTCGTCCAGATCAACCCGCGAAACGAGGCCATCCCCGAAGGCAAGCGAGTCATCCCTCATACCGTTGTCACCAACGTCAATGACGACATGGCCGTGATGCAAGAGGAAATCTTCGGCCCCGTCCTGCCGGTGATCGGCTACGAGAGCCTGCAGCACGCCATGCGGTATATCCAGGAACGCCCGCGTCCGCTGGCGCTTTATTATTTCGATGCCAATCGCAAGCGCGCTGACCATGTCATTGGCCAGACCATTTCCGGTGGCGCGTGCGTCAACGACACTATGCTGCACATTGCGCATCCCAACCTGCCGTTCGGCGGCATCGGTCCCAGCGGGCTGGGGGCCTACCACGGCTTCGACGGCTTCGTGGAGTTTTCCCACAAGAAGGGTGTGCTCTACCAGCGCAGCTGGTTCTCGCCGGGCATGTTTGTCAAGGGTCCCTATCCTAAACGGGCCTACGGTTTGCTCCAGCGCGTTTCCAAGTGGCTGGCATAA
- a CDS encoding zinc-finger domain-containing protein, translating to MAHGEVNVQPPQNGTNTPAAERTYAVHRVDLPTYCPVPGSSLWNGHPRVYIPLKETGDEARCIYCGARFRLVD from the coding sequence ATGGCGCATGGTGAGGTCAATGTGCAGCCGCCCCAGAACGGGACCAATACCCCGGCAGCCGAACGAACCTACGCAGTGCACCGGGTTGACCTGCCAACCTATTGCCCGGTTCCCGGCAGCAGTCTGTGGAACGGTCACCCGCGCGTCTACATCCCGCTGAAAGAGACCGGCGACGAGGCGCGCTGTATCTACTGCGGAGCCCGCTTCCGGCTGGTCGATTGA
- a CDS encoding phosphatase PAP2 family protein, which yields MDALPGLIRRAAEAAPFPVGCGHQKRVCNRRSPTLITPHRAGSLAVRIFQALRGLGRHEVSLLLWMTALFGGLWGFMAIAEAVMVQETHALDEALLLALRNPTDPRDPLGPPWLEEVARDLTALGSVGVLALVTVGALVYLLLARRARAAGFTAVAVGGGMLLTNLLKLGFGRPRPDLVPHEAVVYTASFPSGHAMMAAITYLTLAAMLSRIERRWHIKAYLLLVAVCVTVVVGVSRIYLGVHWPTDVLAGWAVGAAWAALCWLIARGVQRK from the coding sequence ATGGATGCCTTGCCCGGGCTGATCCGGCGCGCTGCTGAAGCGGCTCCGTTTCCCGTAGGATGCGGACACCAAAAGCGCGTTTGCAATCGAAGGAGCCCGACCCTGATCACCCCCCACCGCGCCGGCAGCCTGGCCGTTCGCATCTTTCAAGCGCTGCGCGGACTCGGCCGCCATGAAGTGTCCCTGCTCCTCTGGATGACCGCGCTGTTCGGCGGACTCTGGGGCTTCATGGCGATTGCCGAAGCCGTGATGGTGCAGGAGACTCACGCGCTGGATGAGGCGCTGCTGCTCGCCCTGCGCAACCCCACCGACCCCCGCGATCCACTGGGCCCGCCATGGCTGGAGGAAGTGGCGCGCGACCTGACCGCACTGGGGAGTGTGGGTGTGCTGGCCCTGGTGACGGTCGGTGCGCTTGTCTATCTGTTGCTCGCCCGTCGCGCGCGGGCGGCCGGCTTCACTGCCGTGGCCGTAGGCGGAGGGATGCTGCTCACCAATCTTCTCAAACTGGGCTTCGGTCGCCCCCGGCCGGATCTGGTTCCTCACGAAGCGGTCGTGTATACGGCCAGCTTCCCCAGCGGCCATGCCATGATGGCAGCCATCACCTACCTCACCCTCGCTGCCATGCTGAGCCGGATCGAACGGCGTTGGCACATAAAGGCATATCTGCTGCTGGTGGCCGTTTGTGTCACCGTGGTGGTGGGGGTAAGCCGGATTTACCTCGGTGTCCACTGGCCCACCGACGTATTGGCGGGTTGGGCGGTGGGCGCTGCGTGGGCTGCGTTGTGCTGGCTTATCGCCCGCGGGGTTCAACGAAAGTGA
- a CDS encoding PQQ-dependent dehydrogenase, methanol/ethanol family translates to MKHPIMAGLLGLVLSHGLAHATLTRENTAPAEAIQESLTRLAAERLVNAEEEPGNWMLHGRTYGEDRYSPLKQINDQTVANLGLAWAWETGTNRGLEATPIVVDGVMYVTGSWSEVYAIDARNGTLLWRNDLDVDKTRGQYACCDVVNRGVAVWNGKVYVGTIDGRLVALDAVTGEIVWDVVTIDKSRPYTITGAPRIVKGNVIIGNGGAEFGVRGYITAYDVETGEQKWRFYTVPGNPADGFESDALKMAAETWGGGPWWEIGGGGTVWDSMAYDPELDLLYIGVGNGAPWNKHIRSPAGGDNLFLSSIVAIKPETGEYVWHYQTTPGEGWDYTATQHIILTDLTIDGQQRKVLMQAPKNGFFYVIDRETGKFISADNYVPVSWAEGIDPETGRPIQTNNSYERWPKLQLPSPLGGHNWMPMCLSRDTGYVYIPSQEMAMLYDNDTEFEYIPGYWNTGMKVMKDVVFPAWIDHDLVMALGAKAAKGYLQAWDPVNQRQVWKVEHEGLWNGGVLCTAGNLVMQGNGKGYFAAYAADTGHKLWEFDAQNGIVAPPVTYEIDGEQYISVLAGWGGSVGLSFGMVGNVRENMYPYGRLLTFKLNGKESLPPVQVTKKLPEPMDLEADGDLIAKGDKLYHHNCVYCHGPGAISNPNMVDLRRMDAETHENFIAIVLGGRDAHKTGMIGFSDHLSVEDVQAIHAYLNKVGENTLEREQASGFWKTFKGAIYSVLGAITSFFVSIFNWIMNAGS, encoded by the coding sequence GTGAAGCATCCAATCATGGCGGGGCTCTTGGGGCTCGTCCTCAGTCATGGCCTTGCCCATGCCACCCTCACCCGTGAAAACACCGCACCCGCCGAGGCGATCCAGGAGTCACTGACTCGGCTGGCCGCAGAGCGGCTGGTCAATGCCGAAGAAGAACCGGGCAACTGGATGCTTCATGGCCGGACCTATGGCGAAGATCGCTATAGCCCACTGAAGCAGATCAATGATCAGACCGTGGCCAACCTGGGCCTGGCCTGGGCATGGGAGACCGGGACCAACCGCGGTCTCGAGGCAACCCCCATCGTGGTCGACGGCGTCATGTACGTCACCGGCTCGTGGAGCGAGGTGTACGCCATTGATGCCCGTAACGGGACCCTGTTGTGGCGCAACGACCTCGATGTCGACAAGACGCGTGGCCAGTATGCCTGCTGTGATGTCGTCAACCGCGGTGTGGCGGTCTGGAACGGCAAGGTTTACGTCGGGACGATCGACGGGCGGCTGGTTGCACTCGATGCCGTTACGGGCGAGATCGTCTGGGATGTCGTGACCATCGACAAGTCCCGACCCTACACCATCACCGGAGCCCCTCGCATCGTCAAGGGCAACGTCATCATCGGCAATGGCGGCGCTGAATTCGGTGTGCGCGGCTATATCACGGCCTACGACGTCGAGACCGGCGAGCAGAAATGGCGTTTCTACACCGTCCCGGGGAATCCGGCCGACGGTTTTGAAAGCGATGCCTTGAAGATGGCCGCCGAAACCTGGGGCGGTGGTCCGTGGTGGGAAATCGGGGGCGGCGGAACCGTTTGGGATTCGATGGCCTACGATCCCGAACTGGATCTGCTGTACATCGGCGTGGGCAATGGAGCGCCCTGGAACAAGCACATCCGCTCACCGGCGGGCGGCGACAATCTGTTCCTGTCGTCCATTGTGGCGATCAAGCCCGAAACCGGCGAGTATGTCTGGCACTACCAGACCACACCCGGGGAGGGATGGGACTACACGGCCACACAGCACATCATCCTGACCGATCTGACCATCGATGGTCAGCAACGCAAGGTGTTGATGCAGGCGCCCAAGAACGGTTTCTTCTATGTCATCGATCGGGAAACCGGCAAATTCATCTCGGCGGACAACTATGTGCCGGTCAGCTGGGCCGAGGGTATCGATCCGGAAACCGGCCGTCCGATCCAGACCAACAACTCCTACGAGCGCTGGCCCAAGCTGCAGTTGCCCTCCCCATTGGGCGGACACAACTGGATGCCGATGTGCCTGAGTCGGGATACAGGCTATGTCTATATTCCGAGCCAGGAAATGGCCATGCTCTACGACAACGACACGGAGTTCGAGTACATCCCGGGCTATTGGAATACCGGGATGAAGGTGATGAAGGACGTCGTCTTCCCGGCCTGGATCGATCACGACCTGGTGATGGCGCTGGGTGCCAAGGCGGCCAAGGGCTATCTGCAGGCGTGGGACCCAGTCAATCAGCGCCAGGTCTGGAAGGTCGAGCACGAAGGGCTCTGGAACGGCGGCGTGTTGTGCACCGCTGGCAATCTGGTCATGCAGGGCAACGGCAAGGGCTACTTCGCAGCCTATGCGGCCGACACCGGCCACAAGCTGTGGGAGTTCGACGCCCAGAACGGCATTGTGGCCCCACCAGTCACTTATGAGATCGACGGCGAGCAGTACATTTCCGTGCTGGCCGGTTGGGGTGGTTCGGTCGGTTTGTCTTTCGGCATGGTGGGCAATGTCCGCGAAAACATGTACCCCTACGGCAGGCTGCTTACCTTCAAGCTCAACGGCAAGGAAAGCCTACCGCCCGTCCAGGTGACCAAGAAGCTTCCCGAGCCCATGGATCTGGAGGCTGATGGTGATCTGATTGCTAAGGGTGACAAGCTTTACCATCACAACTGTGTGTACTGCCATGGCCCGGGTGCGATCAGCAATCCGAACATGGTCGACCTGCGTCGTATGGACGCCGAAACGCACGAGAATTTCATCGCGATCGTGCTGGGTGGTCGTGATGCACACAAAACCGGGATGATCGGCTTTTCAGACCACCTGTCGGTCGAGGACGTTCAAGCGATTCATGCCTATCTGAACAAGGTTGGCGAGAATACCCTGGAGCGCGAACAGGCTTCCGGCTTCTGGAAGACCTTCAAGGGAGCGATCTACAGCGTTCTGGGTGCAATCACGAGCTTCTTCGTGAGCATCTTCAACTGGATCATGAACGCCGGTTCCTGA